Proteins encoded within one genomic window of Deltaproteobacteria bacterium:
- a CDS encoding HAD family hydrolase, giving the protein MQKLFLFDFDGVLVDSLDVYERRVKLCLEKIGTPIVQSRDDFLELFEDNFYEGIVKKGIDLAAFMNASKSIPTKDDYDQMVLFTPLFPVLAELKKDNILAVISSNVSRVIHVILSKYGFNGCFKKILGADFGYSKEEKILHAMNLFRKEKDRTYYVGDTIGDIKEARMAGVKAVAITWGWHSKEKLETINPDYLIETPDDLLKI; this is encoded by the coding sequence ATGCAGAAATTGTTTCTTTTTGATTTTGATGGTGTCCTGGTCGATTCCCTGGATGTTTATGAACGGAGGGTAAAACTCTGCCTGGAAAAAATTGGGACCCCTATTGTTCAGAGCCGGGATGATTTCCTGGAGCTGTTTGAAGATAATTTTTATGAGGGCATTGTGAAAAAGGGCATCGATCTGGCGGCATTCATGAATGCGTCAAAGTCCATTCCCACAAAGGACGATTATGATCAGATGGTCCTCTTTACTCCACTATTTCCGGTTCTTGCCGAACTTAAGAAGGATAACATCCTGGCGGTTATTTCCTCCAATGTATCGAGGGTCATTCATGTTATTCTTTCAAAGTATGGATTCAACGGCTGCTTTAAAAAGATTCTGGGGGCCGATTTCGGTTACAGCAAGGAGGAAAAGATTCTTCACGCCATGAATCTTTTCCGGAAGGAAAAGGACAGAACCTACTATGTCGGAGATACTATTGGAGATATTAAAGAGGCCCGCATGGCAGGTGTAAAAGCAGTTGCCATAACCTGGGGCTGGCACTCAAAAGAGAAACTGGAGACGATCAACCCTGATTATCTCATTGAAACTCCGGATGATTTGTTGAAGATTTGA
- a CDS encoding zinc ribbon domain-containing protein: protein MPIYEFYCQKCNTIYSFFSRTVNTEKTPNCPKCKRVKLKRQMSIFARVSRGKDEAADEGMPPFDEAKMEKAMAMLAGEADKINEDDPRQAAMLMRKLSDATGMNLGPGMEEALSRMERGEDPEKIEQEMGDLLEGEDPFVFGVKPIKGSRKPKPRVDETLYDL, encoded by the coding sequence ATGCCAATCTACGAATTTTACTGCCAAAAATGCAATACGATTTACAGCTTCTTTTCCAGAACCGTCAACACCGAAAAGACCCCTAATTGTCCGAAATGTAAAAGGGTTAAATTAAAGCGTCAGATGTCGATTTTCGCCAGGGTTTCCCGGGGAAAAGACGAGGCAGCCGATGAGGGCATGCCTCCTTTTGATGAAGCGAAAATGGAAAAAGCGATGGCAATGCTTGCCGGCGAAGCGGATAAAATCAATGAAGACGACCCCCGCCAGGCCGCCATGCTGATGAGGAAGCTCTCCGACGCGACGGGAATGAATCTGGGGCCGGGGATGGAAGAGGCCTTGAGCCGTATGGAAAGAGGGGAAGACCCCGAAAAAATCGAACAGGAGATGGGGGATTTGCTGGAAGGGGAAGACCCCTTTGTCTTTGGGGTGAAGCCAATAAAGGGAAGCAGAAAACCAAAACCGCGGGTTGATGAAACCCTGTACGACTTGTAG